One Schistocerca nitens isolate TAMUIC-IGC-003100 chromosome 1, iqSchNite1.1, whole genome shotgun sequence DNA segment encodes these proteins:
- the LOC126238233 gene encoding 3-hydroxyacyl-CoA dehydrogenase type-2-like: MIKNLVGLVTGGASGLGKATAARLVQQGARVIICDLPTSQGAVVAKEFGENAIFAPVDVTSENDVQNALNVVKDKFGRLDVLVNCAGILVAVRTYNFNKNLAHKLEDFTKVVAVNTIGTFNVIRLAVGLIGENQPNEDGQRGVVINTATVSAYDGQIGQAAYSASKGAVVGMTLPIARDLAIQGIRVCTIAPGLFDTPLMSALPEKVRANLIKMVPFPKRLGKPEEFAMMVQCIIENPMLNGVVIRLDGAIRMQP; this comes from the coding sequence ATGATTAAAAATCTTGTAGGTCTCGTGACAGGTGGTGCATCTGGGCTGGGAAAAGCAACAGCAGCCCGCCTCGTGCAGCAAGGTGCCCGTGTTATTATTTGTGATCTGCCAACATCACAGGGTGCAGTAGTTGCAAAAGAATTTGGTGAAAATGCCATATTTGCGCCTGTAGACGTCACATCTGAAAACGATGTTCAAAATGCTCTCAATGTTGTGAAGGATAAGTTTGGGCGTCTGGATGTTTTGGTCAACTGTGCCGGCATTCTCGTCGCTGTTAGGACGTATAATTTCAATAAAAATCTGGCACATAAGCTGGAAGACTTTACAAAAGTAGTAGCAGTAAATACTATTGGAACATTCAATGTAATTCGTTTGGCGGTAGGTTTGATAGGAGAAAACCAACCTAATGAAGATGGCCAGAGAGGAGTTGTTATAAATACGGCCACTGTTTCAGCCTATGATGGCCAAATAGGTCAAGCAGCTTATTCTGCAAGCAAGGGAGCTGTTGTCGGAATGACTCTACCAATAGCAAGAGATCTAGCGATACAAGGCATTCGTGTTTGCACAATTGCCCCAGGTCTTTTTGATACTCCACTGATGTCAGCACTGCCTGAAAAGGTTAGAGCTAATTTAATAAAGATGGTACCATTTCCGAAAAGACTGGGTAAGCCAGAAGAATTTGCAATGATGGTGCAGTGTATAATAGAAAATCCGATGTTGAATGGAGTGGTGATCCGTCTTGATGGTGCCATTCGAATGCAGCCCTAA